Proteins from a genomic interval of Nitrospina gracilis Nb-211:
- the ftsH gene encoding ATP-dependent zinc metalloprotease FtsH → MNQFYKNLALWLVIGIILIALFNIFNQPITPQSEIVFSEFMNKVESGEVAEVVMQGDHITGKYTDGQTFQTYAPSKDPDLIKSLRDKDVRMVVKPPEQTSWYMNVLISWFPMILLLGIWIFFMRQMQSGGGKALSFGKSKARLMNEGKTKTTFKDVSGCDEAKEELHEIIEFLKEPQKFSKLGGKIPKGVLLVGPPGTGKTLLARAIAGEANVPFFSISGSDFVEMFVGVGASRVRDLFEQGKKNSPCIIFIDEIDAVGRHRGAGLGGGHDEREQTLNQLLVEMDGFENNEGVILIAATNRPDVLDPALLRPGRFDRQVVVGRPDIKGREGILKVHTAKVPLSDDVDLKVVARGTPGFTGADLANLVNEAALLAAREEKKVVTMVDFENAKDKVMMGVERRSMVITEKEKKTTAYHEAGHALVAYLLPGTDPLHKVTIIPRGRALGVTMQLPEDEKHTYPKEYLIHRLAIMMGGRVAEEVCLGEITTGAGNDIEVATETARKMVCEWGMSEKMGPLTYGTKEEQVFLGKDFSAQKNFSDETAKLIDLEVKALVMGGYNRAMELLTEHRDALERLAVALLERETLDLEEIKAIIENRPLDSDSDSGTAEPAAELKAEDAKKGKKAKGLDEGLMGGGGVPDPTPA, encoded by the coding sequence TTGAATCAATTTTATAAAAATCTCGCGTTGTGGCTGGTTATCGGCATCATCCTGATAGCCCTGTTCAATATCTTCAACCAACCCATAACCCCTCAGTCGGAGATCGTCTTCAGTGAGTTCATGAACAAGGTGGAGAGCGGTGAGGTGGCGGAAGTGGTCATGCAGGGCGACCACATCACCGGCAAATACACCGATGGCCAGACGTTCCAGACTTACGCTCCGTCCAAGGACCCGGATCTCATCAAATCCCTGCGGGACAAAGACGTCCGCATGGTGGTGAAGCCACCGGAGCAGACCAGTTGGTACATGAATGTGCTCATTTCGTGGTTCCCGATGATCCTGCTTCTCGGTATCTGGATTTTCTTCATGCGCCAGATGCAGTCCGGAGGCGGCAAGGCGCTGTCCTTCGGGAAAAGCAAGGCGCGCCTCATGAACGAGGGCAAAACCAAGACCACCTTCAAGGATGTCTCCGGTTGTGACGAGGCCAAGGAAGAGCTCCACGAAATCATCGAGTTTTTGAAGGAGCCGCAGAAGTTCAGCAAGCTGGGCGGCAAGATCCCGAAGGGTGTCCTGCTGGTTGGCCCTCCGGGTACGGGGAAAACCCTGCTGGCCCGCGCCATTGCCGGCGAGGCCAACGTCCCGTTCTTCAGCATCAGCGGCTCGGACTTCGTCGAGATGTTCGTCGGCGTGGGCGCCTCGCGTGTGCGCGACCTGTTCGAGCAGGGCAAGAAGAACAGCCCGTGCATTATCTTCATCGACGAAATCGACGCTGTGGGACGCCACCGCGGTGCGGGTCTCGGCGGTGGTCATGATGAACGCGAGCAGACGCTCAACCAACTACTGGTCGAGATGGATGGCTTTGAGAACAATGAAGGCGTTATCCTGATCGCGGCGACCAACCGTCCCGACGTTCTCGATCCGGCGCTGTTGCGCCCGGGCCGGTTTGACCGCCAGGTGGTGGTCGGCCGTCCGGACATTAAGGGCCGCGAGGGCATCCTGAAAGTGCACACGGCCAAAGTGCCTCTGTCCGATGACGTGGACCTGAAAGTGGTGGCCCGCGGCACGCCGGGCTTCACCGGTGCGGACCTCGCCAACCTGGTCAACGAAGCCGCACTCCTTGCCGCGCGCGAGGAGAAGAAGGTCGTGACCATGGTGGATTTCGAGAACGCCAAGGACAAGGTCATGATGGGCGTCGAGCGCCGCAGTATGGTGATCACGGAGAAAGAAAAGAAAACCACCGCTTATCACGAAGCCGGGCATGCGCTGGTGGCGTACCTCTTGCCGGGGACCGATCCCCTGCACAAGGTCACCATCATTCCGCGTGGCCGGGCTCTGGGTGTGACCATGCAGTTGCCGGAGGACGAGAAGCACACGTATCCGAAGGAATACCTCATTCACCGTCTCGCCATCATGATGGGTGGGCGCGTGGCCGAGGAGGTCTGCCTGGGTGAGATCACCACCGGTGCGGGCAACGACATCGAAGTCGCCACCGAAACCGCGCGCAAGATGGTTTGTGAGTGGGGCATGAGCGAAAAGATGGGTCCGTTGACCTACGGCACCAAGGAAGAGCAGGTGTTCCTGGGTAAGGATTTCTCCGCGCAAAAGAATTTCAGCGACGAAACCGCCAAGCTGATCGACCTTGAGGTCAAGGCGCTGGTCATGGGTGGTTACAATCGCGCCATGGAGTTGCTGACCGAACACCGCGACGCATTGGAGCGGTTGGCGGTTGCACTTTTGGAGCGGGAGACCCTGGACTTGGAGGAAATCAAAGCCATCATCGAAAACCGCCCGCTGGACTCGGACTCGGATTCCGGCACGGCCGAACCGGCCGCCGAGTTGAAGGCGGAGGATGCCAAGAAAGGCAAGAAAGCCAAAGGCCTCGATGAAGGCCTGATGGGCGGAGGTGGCGTACCCGATCCCACCCCTGCCTGA
- the tilS gene encoding tRNA lysidine(34) synthetase TilS, whose product MLSFPEKIQRTLVVHKMVKPGDHLVVAVSGGPDSMALLHALVRLRSSLDLRLTVAHLDHGTRGGASAADAEFVRQTAAGLGIPVVIERRDVPGEREKIGMSFQEAARTVRLRFLESVRERVSADTVALAHTVDDQAETVLINLLRGGGPRGLSGMRPVRDNLIRPLINCTRSEAVNFLQEEGIEYRQDETNRDPRYLRNRIRMELIPHLEQEYNPQARQALHQTARILQWEEDHLNRETEDWFERLGRVEPLSHHVVLECEALKALSPALQARLVRLALERGCGTLRRFTFGHILNVLELLEEGKSGKVVSLPGHWAAEREVNSLKIYKIPEPKSGIINGDNPLSGEGLALQVPGVTAVDALGVRISIEVEQGVHQGAAKPNQALLDFDKTGASLRIRYWRPGDRFQPLGMQGTKKLKDYFKDQKIPRAERKRMTVLTTAQDHIIWVVEGRISELYRISDQTRKTLNIRVLE is encoded by the coding sequence ATGCTTTCTTTTCCTGAAAAAATTCAGCGCACCCTCGTGGTCCACAAAATGGTGAAGCCAGGAGACCACCTGGTCGTCGCCGTTTCCGGTGGTCCGGATTCCATGGCGCTTTTGCACGCTCTGGTGCGGTTGCGCTCCAGTCTGGATTTGCGCCTGACCGTGGCGCACCTGGATCACGGAACCCGCGGGGGGGCATCGGCGGCAGACGCCGAATTCGTCCGCCAAACCGCGGCCGGACTGGGGATTCCTGTCGTGATCGAACGGCGCGATGTGCCCGGCGAGCGGGAGAAGATCGGGATGTCCTTTCAGGAAGCGGCACGCACCGTCCGGCTTCGATTTCTGGAATCGGTGCGGGAACGGGTGTCGGCCGACACAGTGGCGTTGGCCCACACCGTGGACGACCAGGCGGAGACGGTGCTCATCAACCTGCTGCGCGGCGGCGGGCCGCGCGGGCTGAGCGGCATGCGTCCGGTGCGCGACAATCTCATCCGTCCCTTGATCAATTGCACGCGCTCGGAGGCAGTGAATTTTCTCCAGGAAGAGGGGATCGAGTACCGGCAAGATGAAACCAACCGCGACCCCCGGTACCTGCGTAACCGCATCCGGATGGAGTTGATTCCGCACCTGGAGCAGGAATACAATCCGCAGGCCCGTCAGGCCCTGCACCAGACCGCGCGCATTCTTCAGTGGGAAGAAGACCATTTGAATCGTGAAACCGAGGACTGGTTCGAGCGGCTGGGCCGGGTGGAGCCCCTGAGTCACCACGTTGTTCTGGAATGCGAAGCCCTGAAAGCGTTGTCGCCGGCCTTGCAAGCCAGGCTGGTGCGGCTGGCATTGGAACGCGGATGCGGCACCCTGCGCCGGTTCACCTTCGGCCACATCCTGAATGTGCTGGAATTGCTGGAAGAGGGCAAAAGTGGCAAGGTGGTCTCCCTGCCTGGGCACTGGGCGGCCGAGCGCGAGGTCAATTCCCTCAAGATATATAAAATCCCGGAGCCCAAATCCGGCATCATAAATGGTGACAACCCTTTGTCAGGAGAGGGGCTGGCGCTTCAGGTTCCCGGCGTGACCGCCGTGGACGCTTTGGGGGTCCGAATCTCGATCGAGGTGGAGCAGGGCGTTCATCAGGGCGCGGCGAAACCCAATCAGGCGCTTCTGGACTTCGATAAAACCGGGGCTTCCCTGCGAATCCGATACTGGCGGCCGGGCGACCGGTTTCAGCCACTTGGTATGCAGGGAACCAAAAAGCTGAAGGACTACTTTAAGGACCAGAAAATCCCACGCGCGGAAAGAAAACGGATGACCGTGTTGACAACCGCGCAGGATCATATTATCTGGGTTGTTGAGGGGCGCATTTCGGAGCTGTACCGCATTTCGGATCAAACCCGCAAAACATTGAATATCAGGGTTTTGGAATGA
- a CDS encoding peptidylprolyl isomerase produces MTHWKPFIRPILFAALFLFAGAGGVQAKMLDRVVAKVNNEIITLSALEERARVDMARYSGMGVESLPPYEEVRLQTLDQMIDEILLIGVAERLNMIVEESQMQSALDDIRARGNLTQEQLVEMLKQEGRTIEEYKKRIREQILLSRVINLEIRSRIKVTKEDIAEYYDAHRKEFWSTPKVRARHILFILDNTLTQDEVELKKNKAQMALEQIQSGRDFVEVAKEFSEDVTASNGGDLGMLEKGKMIAEFEDAAFSLESGQVSGIVRSPYGLHIIKVEEVLHGAPIPMEEVEDRITAQLKHQRFESVFKEYIEDLRAQSFIEKKLGALKPSGDQTKTPVAGNKVPAPSVKEVNSTQAKEQVQRQVEVLPPLEIGKKGIVQKQTPVSQEFRPLEKKLKYYKNLRDMGLITEQEYNHRKKSLLDNL; encoded by the coding sequence ATGACGCACTGGAAACCATTCATTAGACCGATACTGTTTGCCGCTCTGTTCCTGTTTGCGGGAGCGGGGGGAGTGCAGGCCAAAATGCTGGACCGTGTCGTGGCCAAGGTCAACAACGAGATCATCACCTTGAGCGCACTGGAGGAGCGGGCGCGGGTGGATATGGCCCGCTATTCCGGCATGGGCGTGGAGAGCCTGCCTCCTTACGAGGAGGTGCGTCTGCAAACTCTCGATCAGATGATCGATGAAATTCTGCTGATCGGCGTGGCCGAGCGCTTGAACATGATCGTGGAAGAAAGCCAGATGCAGAGCGCTCTGGATGATATCCGCGCCCGTGGCAACCTGACGCAGGAACAACTGGTCGAAATGCTCAAGCAGGAAGGCCGTACAATAGAAGAATATAAGAAGCGTATCCGCGAGCAGATTCTGTTGAGCCGCGTCATCAATCTGGAGATCCGTTCGCGGATCAAGGTCACAAAAGAAGATATTGCGGAGTACTACGATGCGCACCGGAAAGAGTTCTGGTCCACACCCAAAGTGCGCGCGCGGCACATCCTGTTCATTCTGGACAATACCCTGACGCAGGATGAGGTGGAGTTGAAAAAAAACAAAGCGCAAATGGCTCTGGAGCAGATTCAGAGCGGCCGTGACTTTGTGGAGGTGGCGAAGGAGTTTTCGGAGGACGTGACTGCATCGAATGGCGGTGATCTGGGCATGCTTGAAAAGGGCAAGATGATCGCCGAATTCGAGGACGCCGCGTTTTCGCTTGAGTCGGGGCAGGTCAGCGGTATCGTGCGTTCTCCTTATGGACTGCACATCATCAAGGTGGAGGAAGTCCTGCACGGCGCTCCCATTCCCATGGAAGAGGTGGAAGACCGCATCACCGCTCAATTGAAGCACCAGCGTTTCGAGTCGGTATTCAAAGAATACATTGAGGACCTGCGGGCCCAGTCGTTCATCGAGAAAAAGCTGGGAGCGCTCAAACCTTCGGGCGATCAAACCAAAACGCCTGTTGCGGGGAACAAAGTGCCGGCCCCGTCGGTCAAAGAAGTGAACTCGACCCAGGCGAAGGAACAAGTTCAGCGGCAGGTGGAAGTGCTGCCACCCCTGGAAATCGGCAAAAAGGGAATCGTTCAAAAGCAGACTCCGGTTTCCCAGGAGTTCCGACCGCTGGAGAAAAAACTGAAGTATTACAAAAATCTGAGAGACATGGGCCTGATCACCGAGCAGGAATACAACCACCGTAAGAAATCCCTGCTGGACAACTTGTGA
- a CDS encoding peptidyl-prolyl cis-trans isomerase → MKIESNPIYIHPCAGFVLLLLAFLLTGCGEDKETPKFENSDMIARVNGETLDRKALTKEVSRNKKKYRVEEEGESLSKEKLIWLRMDALNQMIQEKILLQEAKKQGVELEPDALEIEYHNIRQGYEKEAFQKILDFQENTEKEWKEKLKRRLLIKKLIQETVNSRVSVQEEELKRYFDEHQDEFQKGEQLRALHIMVENEDSARDILKLLRKGKKFEDLAREHSLGLESESGGDMGYFEAGQMPEEFDEIFDLKVNKVSDIIHTPYGYHVFKVVDKKPERKMSFEESKDAIHKKLLREAQETAFQAWLLNLKNQAKIEINYDALETIH, encoded by the coding sequence ATGAAGATTGAATCGAATCCCATTTATATTCATCCGTGCGCAGGCTTTGTGCTCCTGCTGCTGGCGTTTTTGTTGACCGGCTGTGGCGAGGACAAGGAAACTCCGAAGTTTGAGAACTCCGATATGATTGCCCGCGTGAACGGCGAAACGCTGGATCGCAAGGCGTTGACCAAGGAAGTCAGCCGCAACAAGAAAAAATATCGAGTTGAGGAAGAGGGGGAGTCCCTGTCCAAGGAAAAGTTGATCTGGCTTCGCATGGACGCGCTCAATCAGATGATCCAGGAGAAAATTCTTCTGCAGGAGGCAAAAAAGCAGGGGGTGGAACTGGAACCGGACGCGCTGGAGATCGAGTACCACAACATCCGCCAGGGGTATGAAAAGGAAGCATTTCAAAAAATTCTCGATTTCCAGGAAAATACCGAAAAGGAATGGAAGGAGAAGTTGAAAAGGCGGCTCCTTATAAAAAAACTGATTCAGGAAACCGTCAACAGCCGGGTTTCAGTACAAGAAGAAGAATTGAAGCGGTATTTCGACGAGCATCAGGATGAATTCCAGAAAGGCGAACAGTTGCGCGCCCTGCACATCATGGTGGAAAATGAAGATTCGGCCCGTGACATCCTGAAGCTCCTGCGCAAGGGTAAAAAATTCGAAGACCTGGCGCGGGAGCATTCTCTGGGACTGGAAAGCGAAAGCGGCGGCGACATGGGGTACTTCGAGGCGGGGCAGATGCCGGAAGAATTCGACGAAATTTTCGATCTTAAAGTGAATAAGGTCAGTGACATCATTCACACCCCGTATGGCTACCACGTGTTCAAAGTGGTCGATAAAAAGCCCGAGCGGAAAATGAGTTTTGAAGAATCGAAGGATGCGATTCACAAGAAGCTGTTGCGTGAGGCCCAGGAAACCGCCTTTCAGGCCTGGCTTCTCAACCTGAAGAATCAGGCAAAAATCGAAATCAATTATGACGCACTGGAAACCATTCATTAG